One part of the Ralstonia pickettii genome encodes these proteins:
- a CDS encoding ribonuclease → MTKRLGAWIGRSVSQAMARGALAATLAMSVAGLPANAIARDNSGMAAAVGTIRAADLPNEAQRTLALIEQGGPFPYAKDGITFGNYERRLPAQRRGYYHEYTVKTRGARNRGARRIICGGGQQAANDCYYTEDHYNSFQRIQR, encoded by the coding sequence ATGACAAAGCGACTTGGAGCGTGGATCGGCCGCTCCGTATCTCAGGCGATGGCACGTGGCGCGCTGGCGGCGACGCTTGCGATGTCAGTGGCAGGCTTGCCGGCCAATGCGATCGCCCGGGACAACTCCGGCATGGCGGCCGCCGTGGGAACCATTCGCGCGGCAGATCTGCCCAATGAGGCGCAGCGCACGCTGGCACTGATCGAGCAGGGCGGCCCGTTCCCCTATGCAAAAGATGGCATCACGTTCGGCAACTATGAACGACGTTTGCCTGCGCAGCGGCGTGGTTATTACCACGAGTACACCGTGAAGACGCGGGGGGCTCGTAACCGCGGCGCCCGGCGCATTATCTGCGGCGGGGGTCAGCAAGCGGCCAACGACTGCTACTACACGGAAGATCACTACAACAGTTTTCAACGGATACAGCGATGA
- a CDS encoding arabinose ABC transporter substrate-binding protein, giving the protein MQRKLRRLTLSALAATLCLAPLAASLPAHADEPLKIGFLVKMPEQAWFINEQKAATELGQKNGFSVVNIGTPDGEKVLSAIDNLGAQGAKGFVICAPDVRLGPAISARAKHYNMKFVTVDDQLVDSSGKPLANVPHLGMSAFKIGNQVGQAISDEMKRRGWKPEEVGALRITNYELPTAKLRTDGATQTLLAGGFKKENIFDAPQKTTDDAGGFNAASPVLAQHAGIKKWVIFALNEESVLGGVRATEQLHIPAADVIGVGINGAGEAFAEFQKKEQTGFFGTIAVSSTNHGKESAANLVEWIKTGKQPPADTQTTGKLMVRSNWQEVRKELGI; this is encoded by the coding sequence ATGCAACGCAAACTTCGCCGGCTGACCCTGTCCGCCCTGGCAGCCACCCTGTGCCTGGCGCCGCTGGCCGCCAGCCTGCCCGCCCACGCCGACGAGCCGCTCAAGATCGGCTTCCTGGTCAAGATGCCCGAGCAGGCCTGGTTCATCAACGAGCAGAAAGCCGCCACCGAGCTTGGTCAGAAGAACGGCTTTTCTGTGGTGAACATCGGCACGCCCGATGGCGAAAAAGTGCTGTCCGCCATCGACAACCTGGGCGCGCAAGGTGCCAAGGGCTTCGTGATCTGCGCGCCGGACGTGCGCCTGGGCCCGGCCATCTCGGCACGCGCCAAGCACTACAACATGAAGTTCGTCACGGTCGACGATCAGCTCGTCGACTCGTCCGGCAAGCCGCTGGCCAACGTGCCGCACCTGGGCATGTCGGCCTTCAAGATCGGCAACCAAGTCGGCCAGGCGATTTCCGACGAGATGAAGCGCCGCGGCTGGAAGCCCGAGGAAGTGGGCGCGCTGCGCATCACCAACTATGAGTTGCCGACCGCCAAGCTGCGTACCGACGGCGCGACGCAGACACTGCTGGCCGGCGGCTTCAAGAAAGAAAACATCTTCGACGCGCCGCAAAAGACCACCGACGACGCAGGAGGCTTCAATGCCGCGTCGCCGGTGCTGGCACAGCATGCTGGAATCAAGAAATGGGTGATCTTCGCGCTCAATGAAGAAAGCGTGCTGGGCGGCGTGCGCGCCACCGAGCAGTTGCACATTCCGGCAGCCGATGTGATCGGCGTCGGCATCAACGGTGCCGGCGAGGCGTTTGCCGAATTCCAGAAGAAGGAGCAGACCGGCTTCTTCGGCACGATTGCCGTCAGCTCCACCAACCACGGCAAGGAGAGCGCTGCAAACCTCGTCGAGTGGATCAAGACGGGCAAGCAACCGCCGGCCGATACGCAAACCACCGGCAAGCTGATGGTGCGCAGCAACTGGCAAGAGGTCCGCAAGGAACTGGGCATTTGA
- the araH gene encoding L-arabinose ABC transporter permease AraH produces MQTPSTESVPGGPPMAAPGIPSRAALTWELVNRSGIVVVFVLLFTALAFTVPGFISSRNIQGLLLSVTLIGSISVTMMFVLALGEVDLSVASIVAFAGVVASTLITATHSVVLGVGAGVLAGGLVGLVNGVLVARYQINSLIVTLAMMEVVRGLAFITSNGDAVMISEERFFDLGGGSFLGISYPIWSNIVGFALFGFLLKKTVFGKNVLAVGGNEEAALLAGLPVTRIKIAVFVLQGLVTGFAGVMLASRMSLGDPKTSVGLELGVISACVLGGVSLTGGVATVSGVLVGVLIMGSVQNAMSLMNVPTFYQYLIRGGILLLAVWFDRIRRNKRAS; encoded by the coding sequence ATGCAAACGCCATCCACCGAATCCGTGCCGGGCGGCCCCCCAATGGCGGCCCCGGGCATCCCCAGCCGCGCCGCCCTCACGTGGGAACTGGTCAACCGATCTGGCATCGTCGTGGTGTTCGTCCTGCTGTTCACCGCGCTGGCGTTCACGGTGCCGGGCTTCATCAGCAGCCGCAACATCCAGGGCCTGCTGCTCTCGGTCACCTTGATCGGCTCCATCTCGGTCACGATGATGTTCGTGCTCGCACTCGGCGAAGTGGACTTGTCCGTCGCCTCCATCGTCGCGTTCGCCGGCGTGGTGGCGTCGACCCTCATCACCGCAACCCATAGCGTGGTGCTTGGCGTCGGAGCCGGCGTATTGGCGGGCGGCCTGGTCGGGCTCGTCAACGGCGTGCTGGTGGCGCGCTACCAGATCAACTCGTTGATCGTCACGCTCGCCATGATGGAAGTCGTGCGCGGCCTCGCCTTCATCACCTCCAACGGCGACGCGGTAATGATTTCCGAAGAGCGCTTCTTCGACCTGGGCGGCGGGTCATTCCTCGGCATCTCGTATCCGATCTGGAGCAATATCGTCGGCTTTGCCCTCTTCGGCTTCCTGCTCAAGAAAACGGTGTTCGGCAAAAACGTGCTCGCCGTTGGCGGCAATGAGGAAGCCGCGCTGCTTGCCGGCCTGCCGGTGACGCGCATCAAGATCGCCGTTTTCGTCCTGCAGGGCCTCGTGACGGGTTTCGCCGGCGTGATGCTGGCCTCGCGCATGAGCCTGGGTGATCCGAAAACGTCGGTCGGGCTTGAGCTGGGGGTGATCTCGGCCTGCGTGCTGGGCGGGGTTTCGCTCACGGGCGGGGTGGCCACCGTGTCCGGTGTGCTGGTCGGCGTTCTGATCATGGGCTCGGTGCAGAACGCGATGAGCCTGATGAACGTGCCGACGTTCTATCAGTACCTGATCCGCGGCGGCATTCTGCTGCTCGCAGTGTGGTTTGACCGGATCCGCCGAAACAAGCGAGCAAGCTGA
- a CDS encoding phosphatidylglycerophosphatase A family protein, producing MMSSAPFPPSNPPGQPETVVLETGQAAQVRRPTARFMFGHPARILALGFGSGLSPILPGTVGTLYAWLIYVVFARWISGPTWLLIAAVGFVIGIWACARTARDLGVADHGAMVWDEMVAFWIVLAFVTPTTLGGQFAAFLWFRFFDMVKPAPIRYYDRTLKGFGLRGGYGVMVDDILAAFYTLLVFALWRSF from the coding sequence ATGATGTCTTCCGCTCCCTTCCCGCCCTCCAATCCGCCGGGCCAGCCTGAAACCGTCGTCCTTGAGACGGGCCAGGCCGCACAGGTACGCCGCCCGACGGCGCGCTTCATGTTCGGCCATCCCGCACGCATCCTGGCGCTGGGCTTCGGCTCGGGCTTATCGCCCATCCTGCCGGGCACGGTCGGTACGCTGTACGCGTGGCTGATCTACGTGGTGTTTGCGCGCTGGATTTCGGGACCGACTTGGCTGCTGATTGCGGCGGTTGGCTTCGTGATCGGCATCTGGGCATGCGCCCGCACCGCACGCGATCTGGGTGTGGCCGATCACGGCGCCATGGTGTGGGACGAGATGGTCGCGTTCTGGATCGTGCTGGCTTTCGTCACGCCGACCACGTTGGGCGGGCAGTTTGCCGCGTTCCTGTGGTTCCGCTTCTTCGACATGGTCAAGCCGGCACCCATCCGCTATTACGATCGCACCCTTAAGGGCTTTGGCCTGCGCGGCGGCTATGGCGTGATGGTCGATGACATTCTCGCGGCGTTCTACACGTTGCTCGTGTTTGCGCTGTGGCGCTCGTTTTGA
- a CDS encoding CinA family protein: protein MAESRALAQLAELVADTLNKRSLMMASAESCTGGLVSAAITDVSGSSAWFERGFVVYSNEAKSQMLGVPAALIREHGAVSEPVAHAMAEGAVLNSRAQVAVAITGVAGPTGGTPDKPVGMVCFGWSNRLQTRVETRHFKGDRKQVRLQAAEHALRGLLDFLDSAEC, encoded by the coding sequence ATGGCTGAATCCCGCGCGCTGGCCCAACTGGCCGAACTGGTGGCTGACACGTTGAACAAGCGCAGCCTGATGATGGCGTCCGCCGAATCGTGCACAGGCGGCCTGGTGTCTGCCGCCATCACCGATGTATCAGGCTCGTCCGCGTGGTTCGAGCGCGGCTTCGTCGTCTACTCCAACGAAGCGAAATCGCAGATGTTGGGCGTTCCGGCGGCGCTGATCCGCGAACATGGCGCCGTGAGCGAACCGGTGGCGCATGCCATGGCTGAGGGCGCAGTGCTCAACAGCCGCGCGCAGGTGGCCGTCGCGATTACCGGTGTGGCAGGCCCGACCGGCGGTACGCCCGACAAGCCCGTCGGCATGGTGTGCTTTGGTTGGAGCAACCGGCTGCAAACGCGCGTGGAAACGCGCCACTTCAAGGGCGATCGCAAGCAAGTTCGCCTGCAGGCTGCCGAGCACGCGCTGCGCGGCCTGCTCGACTTCCTCGACTCGGCGGAATGCTGA
- the araG gene encoding L-arabinose ABC transporter ATP-binding protein AraG, whose protein sequence is MTVQSLDASGPPDASPTAYLKLDGITVRFPGVLALDHVSLDIRRGEVHGLMGENGAGKSTLLKVLSGVNQPEAGTLSLDGVPQQFTNTRAAIAAGIAIIYQELHLVPELTVAENLMLGALPNRFGVLDEKTLIARALRELERLGERLDPAQPVKHLSIGQRQMIEIGKALMRDARVIAFDEPTSSLSSRETTQLFRIIRALKAEGRAVIYVTHRMEEVYELCDRVTVFRDGRHIDTFNAGAHLDRERLIRCMVGRSIQDVYGYKPRPLGGVKVDVRGLMGPGLSEPASFRAHAGEIVGFFGLVGAGRSELMKLLYGAVKPTAGEIRLNGKRVQFNTPRDAVRAGVALCPEDRKQDGIVAIALVSDNLNISCRRHFSRFSVLNNRQEARTTQSFIDKLAIKTRNGETPIGKLSGGNQQKVILSRWLADDIDVFLMDEPTRGIDVGARSEIYSLLYGLAEAGRTVIVVSSDLAEVIGVADRVLVMKQGRIVGDLPREHASPDTLIKLALPR, encoded by the coding sequence ATGACAGTCCAATCACTTGATGCGAGCGGTCCGCCCGACGCTTCCCCTACCGCCTATCTGAAGCTCGACGGCATCACCGTGCGCTTTCCTGGCGTGCTGGCGCTCGACCATGTATCGCTCGACATCCGCCGCGGCGAGGTTCACGGCCTGATGGGCGAGAACGGCGCAGGCAAGTCGACGCTGCTCAAGGTGTTGTCGGGCGTCAACCAGCCGGAGGCCGGCACGCTGTCGCTGGACGGCGTGCCGCAGCAGTTCACAAACACGCGCGCGGCCATTGCGGCGGGCATCGCGATCATCTATCAGGAACTGCACCTCGTGCCGGAACTGACGGTGGCAGAAAACCTGATGCTCGGCGCGCTGCCCAACCGCTTTGGTGTGCTCGACGAGAAGACGCTGATCGCCCGCGCGCTGCGTGAACTCGAACGGCTGGGCGAAAGGCTCGATCCGGCCCAGCCCGTCAAGCATCTGTCGATCGGCCAGCGCCAGATGATCGAGATCGGCAAGGCGCTGATGCGCGACGCGCGCGTGATCGCGTTCGACGAACCCACGAGTTCGCTCTCCTCGCGCGAGACGACGCAGTTGTTCCGCATCATTCGCGCACTCAAGGCCGAGGGCCGCGCGGTCATCTACGTCACGCACCGCATGGAAGAGGTGTACGAGCTGTGCGACCGCGTAACCGTATTCCGCGACGGCCGGCACATCGACACGTTCAACGCCGGCGCCCACCTCGACCGCGAGCGTCTGATCCGCTGCATGGTCGGGCGCTCGATCCAGGACGTGTACGGCTACAAGCCGCGCCCGCTCGGCGGCGTCAAGGTCGACGTGCGCGGCCTGATGGGGCCCGGCTTGAGCGAACCCGCATCGTTCCGGGCGCATGCAGGCGAAATCGTCGGCTTCTTCGGGCTGGTGGGCGCAGGGCGCTCGGAGCTGATGAAGCTGCTCTACGGCGCGGTCAAACCCACCGCAGGCGAGATTCGCCTCAACGGCAAGCGCGTCCAGTTCAACACGCCGCGCGATGCGGTCCGCGCCGGTGTCGCGCTCTGCCCGGAAGACCGCAAGCAAGATGGCATCGTCGCCATCGCCTTGGTCTCGGACAACCTGAACATCAGTTGCCGGCGCCACTTCAGCCGCTTCAGTGTGCTGAACAACCGGCAGGAAGCGCGGACCACCCAGTCGTTCATCGACAAGCTCGCCATCAAGACGCGCAACGGTGAAACACCCATCGGCAAGTTGTCGGGCGGCAATCAGCAGAAGGTGATCCTCTCGCGCTGGCTGGCGGATGACATCGACGTCTTCCTGATGGACGAACCCACGCGCGGCATCGACGTCGGCGCCCGCAGCGAAATCTACAGCCTGCTCTACGGCCTGGCCGAGGCGGGCCGCACCGTCATCGTGGTGTCGAGCGATCTGGCGGAAGTGATCGGCGTTGCCGACCGCGTGCTCGTCATGAAGCAGGGCCGCATCGTCGGCGACCTGCCCAGAGAGCACGCCTCGCCCGACACCCTCATCAAACTCGCGCTGCCACGCTAG
- a CDS encoding barstar family protein: protein MTTNMFGLDDSLTARDERVAREAWHKAQNLYDGVVGMQALGARVGGAAKLPQSAPQNIMTQDNTQTDDDGGREDAMNLFKTVRPNIVQSIRAFRVADLAESAASLGQHFLYANCAAATTKSEVLDVIAREFLFPKHFGKNFDALADCLTDMIYKAGPQPGFVIVLEGLPCQPKFDKEAREVLLDVFRDAAEFWAERKVQFRVFYSFA, encoded by the coding sequence ATGACGACCAACATGTTTGGGCTGGACGACTCGCTCACCGCACGCGATGAGCGCGTGGCCCGCGAGGCGTGGCACAAGGCGCAAAATCTGTACGACGGTGTGGTGGGGATGCAAGCCCTGGGCGCACGCGTCGGGGGGGCGGCCAAGTTGCCCCAAAGTGCACCGCAGAACATCATGACGCAGGACAACACCCAGACGGACGACGACGGAGGCCGCGAAGACGCCATGAACCTCTTCAAGACGGTGCGTCCGAATATCGTGCAGTCGATCCGCGCGTTTCGCGTGGCGGATCTGGCCGAGTCGGCGGCCAGCCTTGGCCAGCATTTCCTGTACGCCAACTGCGCGGCCGCGACCACCAAGAGCGAAGTGCTCGACGTGATTGCACGCGAGTTTCTGTTCCCGAAGCATTTCGGCAAGAACTTCGACGCCCTGGCCGACTGCCTGACCGACATGATCTACAAGGCCGGCCCGCAGCCGGGTTTTGTCATCGTGCTCGAGGGCCTGCCGTGCCAGCCGAAGTTCGACAAGGAAGCCCGCGAAGTGCTGCTAGACGTGTTCCGTGACGCGGCCGAATTCTGGGCCGAGCGCAAGGTTCAGTTCCGCGTGTTCTATTCGTTCGCTTGA
- the thiL gene encoding thiamine-phosphate kinase has translation MSEPVHPRNSADHATDLSEFGLIRRYFTRPTPRAILGVGDDCALLGPRPGHELAISTDMLVAGRHFFPHAEPRALGHKALAVNLSDLAAMGAEPRAFTLAVALPEADPAWLKPFSEGLLALADAFHCELIGGDTTRGPLTLSLTVFGDVPLAAALRRDAARPGDDLWVSGTVGDARLALGALRNEWALTPEALAQVQPRMDMPTPRVALGLALRGVARAALDVSDGLLGDLGHILTQSRVGATVMVDDVPRSPTLAAQSRALQLQCTLAGGDDYELCFTAPANARDAVIAAGQRAGVAVTRVGRIDAETGLRLVDAQGAPVIFTHGSFDHFSSAS, from the coding sequence GTGTCCGAGCCCGTCCACCCCCGCAACTCCGCTGATCACGCCACAGACCTCTCCGAATTTGGCTTGATTCGCCGCTATTTCACGCGGCCGACGCCAAGGGCGATATTGGGCGTGGGGGACGATTGCGCCTTGCTCGGGCCCCGTCCTGGGCACGAATTGGCGATCTCCACCGACATGCTGGTCGCCGGACGTCACTTTTTTCCCCATGCGGAGCCGCGCGCACTTGGGCACAAAGCGCTGGCTGTCAACCTATCGGATCTGGCTGCCATGGGTGCGGAGCCACGTGCTTTTACGCTGGCCGTGGCGCTTCCCGAAGCCGACCCCGCCTGGCTCAAACCGTTTTCCGAAGGCCTGCTCGCCCTGGCGGATGCCTTTCACTGTGAACTCATTGGCGGTGACACCACGCGGGGGCCGCTCACGCTGAGCCTGACCGTCTTCGGCGACGTCCCCCTCGCTGCGGCATTACGCCGCGATGCCGCCCGTCCCGGCGATGACCTCTGGGTCTCGGGCACTGTCGGCGATGCGCGACTCGCGCTGGGTGCCCTGCGCAACGAGTGGGCCCTGACGCCCGAAGCGCTCGCACAAGTGCAGCCACGCATGGACATGCCGACGCCGCGCGTGGCACTCGGTCTGGCATTACGCGGTGTCGCCCGGGCGGCGCTCGACGTATCGGACGGCTTGTTGGGCGATCTTGGCCACATCCTCACGCAATCCCGCGTTGGGGCGACGGTCATGGTCGACGATGTCCCGCGTTCGCCGACGCTGGCCGCGCAGTCCCGGGCGCTTCAGCTGCAATGCACGCTGGCCGGCGGCGACGACTACGAACTGTGCTTTACTGCTCCTGCCAATGCTCGCGACGCTGTGATCGCAGCGGGCCAGCGTGCGGGGGTGGCTGTCACACGCGTCGGCCGCATTGACGCCGAAACCGGCTTGCGCCTCGTCGATGCCCAAGGTGCCCCGGTCATCTTCACGCATGGCAGCTTCGACCATTTCTCTTCCGCATCATGA
- a CDS encoding NADP-dependent malic enzyme, whose product MTTVDTQPQQPARTDEELKAQQRAALRKAALEYHEFPTPGKISVTPTKPLSNQRDLALAYSPGVAAACEEIVEDVANSFRYTARGNLVGVVTNGTAVLGLGDIGPEASKPVMEGKAGLFKKFAGIDVFDIEINEKDPQKLVDIIASLEPTFGGINLEDIKAPECFFVERELRKRMKIPVFHDDQHGTAIVVGAGITNALKVVGKDIKKVKLVASGAGAAALACLDLLVDLGLPRENIWVTDLAGVVYEGRTELMDPDKAHFAQKTDLRTLAEVIDGADIFLGLSAAGVLKQDMVKRMADKPIIFALANPNPEILPEQAKEVRPDVIMGTGRTDYPNQVNNVLCFPFIFRGALDVGATTITREMEVAAVHAVAELARQEQSDIVASAYGIQDLSFGPEYLIPKPFDPRLIVKIAPAVAQAAMLSGVAQRPIEDMDAYRQHLQQFVYHSGTLMKPIFSAARKVPMENKRIVFAEGEEERVLRAVQIVVDETLASPILIGRPSVIAHRIERFGLRLREGVDFTVVNPEHDERFRDYWETYYKLMARKGVTPQYAKLEMRRRNTLIGALMIQKGEADGMICGTISNTAAHLRYIDQILGGTNCVYAAMNGLVLPGRQVFLTDTHVNVDPTAEQLAEITIMAAEELCRFGIKPKVALMSHSNFGSSEAPSAVKMRETLAILRERAPNLEVDGEMHGDAALDEKLRASLVPDSTLKGEANLLVMPNIDAANIAYNLLKAAAGNNIAIGPILLGAKKPVHILTPSATVRRILNMTALTVVDAAAQAQR is encoded by the coding sequence ATGACCACGGTGGATACCCAGCCTCAGCAGCCCGCCCGCACGGATGAAGAACTCAAGGCGCAGCAGCGCGCCGCCTTGCGCAAGGCCGCGCTGGAGTATCACGAGTTTCCGACGCCGGGCAAGATTTCCGTCACGCCGACCAAGCCGCTGTCGAACCAGCGCGATTTGGCCCTGGCCTACTCCCCTGGCGTGGCCGCAGCCTGCGAAGAGATCGTCGAAGACGTCGCCAACTCGTTCCGCTACACCGCGCGCGGCAACCTCGTCGGCGTGGTGACCAACGGCACGGCCGTGCTCGGCCTGGGCGACATCGGCCCGGAAGCATCGAAGCCGGTCATGGAAGGCAAGGCGGGCCTGTTCAAGAAATTCGCCGGTATCGATGTGTTTGACATCGAGATCAACGAAAAAGACCCCCAAAAGCTGGTCGATATCATCGCCTCGCTGGAGCCCACTTTCGGCGGGATCAACCTGGAAGACATCAAGGCCCCGGAGTGCTTCTTCGTCGAGCGCGAACTGCGCAAGCGCATGAAGATCCCCGTCTTCCATGACGACCAGCACGGCACGGCCATCGTTGTGGGCGCGGGTATCACCAACGCGCTGAAGGTGGTCGGGAAGGACATCAAGAAAGTGAAGCTGGTGGCCTCGGGCGCGGGCGCTGCTGCGCTCGCTTGCCTCGACCTGCTGGTCGATCTGGGCCTGCCGCGCGAAAACATCTGGGTGACGGACCTGGCCGGCGTGGTCTACGAAGGCCGCACCGAACTGATGGACCCGGACAAGGCCCACTTCGCACAGAAGACCGACTTGCGCACACTGGCTGAAGTCATCGACGGCGCCGACATTTTCCTCGGCCTGTCCGCCGCCGGCGTGCTCAAGCAGGACATGGTCAAGCGCATGGCCGACAAGCCGATCATCTTCGCGCTGGCCAACCCGAACCCCGAAATCCTGCCGGAGCAGGCCAAGGAAGTGCGCCCCGACGTCATCATGGGCACCGGCCGTACGGACTACCCGAACCAGGTCAACAACGTCCTGTGCTTCCCGTTCATCTTCCGCGGCGCGCTGGATGTGGGCGCGACCACCATCACGCGTGAGATGGAAGTTGCCGCCGTGCACGCCGTGGCGGAACTGGCCCGCCAGGAGCAAAGCGACATCGTTGCATCTGCTTACGGCATCCAGGACCTGTCGTTCGGCCCCGAATACCTGATCCCGAAGCCCTTCGACCCGCGCCTGATCGTCAAGATCGCGCCGGCCGTGGCGCAGGCGGCCATGCTCTCGGGCGTGGCACAGCGCCCGATCGAGGACATGGATGCGTACCGCCAGCATCTGCAGCAGTTCGTCTACCACTCCGGCACGCTGATGAAGCCGATCTTCTCGGCCGCCCGCAAGGTGCCGATGGAGAACAAGCGCATCGTCTTTGCCGAAGGCGAGGAAGAGCGCGTCCTGCGCGCCGTGCAGATCGTCGTGGACGAAACGCTCGCCAGCCCGATCCTGATCGGCCGCCCGAGCGTGATTGCCCACCGCATCGAGCGCTTTGGCCTGCGCCTGCGCGAAGGCGTGGACTTCACCGTGGTCAACCCCGAGCATGACGAGCGCTTCCGCGACTACTGGGAGACGTACTACAAGCTGATGGCACGCAAGGGCGTAACGCCGCAGTACGCCAAGCTGGAAATGCGTCGCCGCAACACGCTGATCGGCGCGCTCATGATCCAAAAGGGCGAAGCGGACGGCATGATCTGCGGCACGATCAGCAACACGGCCGCGCATCTGCGCTATATCGACCAGATTCTGGGCGGCACGAACTGCGTGTACGCGGCCATGAACGGGCTGGTTCTGCCCGGTCGCCAGGTGTTCCTGACAGATACGCATGTCAACGTCGACCCGACCGCCGAGCAGCTCGCTGAAATCACGATCATGGCTGCCGAGGAGTTGTGCCGCTTCGGCATCAAACCGAAGGTCGCGCTGATGTCGCATTCGAACTTCGGCTCCTCGGAGGCGCCTTCCGCGGTCAAGATGCGCGAAACGCTGGCGATCCTGCGCGAACGTGCCCCGAACCTCGAAGTGGACGGTGAAATGCATGGCGACGCCGCGCTCGACGAGAAGCTGCGCGCATCGCTAGTGCCCGATTCGACGCTCAAGGGCGAGGCGAACCTGTTGGTCATGCCGAACATCGACGCCGCGAACATCGCTTACAACCTCTTGAAGGCTGCTGCAGGCAACAACATCGCCATCGGCCCGATCCTGCTGGGCGCTAAGAAGCCGGTACACATTCTTACGCCGTCGGCGACGGTGCGACGCATCCTCAACATGACGGCCTTGACCGTCGTGGATGCCGCTGCCCAAGCGCAACGCTGA
- the pyrF gene encoding orotidine-5'-phosphate decarboxylase, giving the protein MRFTEQLAAAWQRNNSLLCVGLDPDPARLPASLTGTGGAIFSFCRAIVDATADLVCAFKPQIAYFASQRAEDQLEQLINYIHEAYPGIPVILDAKRGDIGSTAEHYAKEAFERYQADAITVSPYMGFDSMQPYLAHADKGVIVLCRTSNAGGSDVQFLETDGRPVYQVVAERARDVWNTSGQMGLVVGATFPEEIAKVREIVGDMPLLIPGVGAQGGDIEATVRAGRTADGTGMMINSSRAILYASTDSDFADAARRVAEATRNQINQFRT; this is encoded by the coding sequence ATGCGATTTACCGAACAACTGGCTGCCGCCTGGCAACGCAACAACTCCCTGCTGTGCGTCGGGCTCGATCCTGACCCGGCACGCCTGCCGGCGTCGCTGACCGGCACGGGCGGAGCGATCTTCTCGTTCTGCCGCGCCATCGTGGACGCGACCGCCGACCTGGTCTGCGCGTTCAAGCCGCAGATCGCCTACTTCGCCTCGCAGCGCGCCGAAGACCAGCTCGAGCAGCTGATCAATTACATCCACGAGGCGTATCCGGGCATCCCCGTCATTCTTGATGCCAAGCGCGGCGATATCGGCTCGACTGCCGAGCACTACGCCAAGGAAGCCTTCGAGCGCTACCAGGCCGACGCCATCACCGTCAGTCCGTACATGGGTTTCGACTCGATGCAGCCATACCTCGCGCATGCCGACAAGGGCGTGATCGTGCTGTGCCGCACGTCCAACGCCGGCGGCAGCGACGTGCAGTTTCTGGAAACCGACGGCCGCCCCGTCTATCAGGTCGTGGCAGAACGCGCGCGCGACGTGTGGAATACCAGCGGCCAGATGGGCTTGGTGGTGGGCGCAACCTTCCCGGAAGAAATTGCCAAGGTGCGTGAAATTGTCGGCGACATGCCGTTGCTGATTCCGGGCGTGGGCGCCCAGGGCGGCGACATCGAAGCCACGGTGCGCGCTGGCCGCACGGCCGATGGCACGGGCATGATGATCAACTCGTCCCGGGCCATTCTTTACGCCAGCACCGACAGCGATTTCGCCGATGCCGCCCGCCGCGTGGCGGAGGCCACACGCAATCAGATCAACCAGTTCCGCACCTGA